Proteins encoded within one genomic window of Halobacteroides halobius DSM 5150:
- a CDS encoding sensor histidine kinase, producing MADNLLFSLVKSISVIGISAYLLALEANFFQKLIIDSKDQTKIKNQFLLAILFGFLSLLGTYLGIYTHGAYANIRAVGAVIGGLLGGPIVGVIAGLIGGLHRYYLGGFTALACALATTLAGLISGAIYKDRSLRKISLKEGFLLGVGLEILEMALVLILSNPYARAYELVKIISVPMILSNALGVAFFIYILHKDLEKKEKVKALQAYKALEIANQSLAYLQEGLNYESARETAKIILQVTDLSAVAITNRKEVLAHCGKEQYHHRPQEEIITQATKEALNQGQLKIISTKEEIGCPVDECTLKGAVIAPLTKGVEKKVIGTLKLYKTEEGSINGLDIELAWGIANLLSTQLHLSSLKQQAKLATEAELKALQAQVRPHFLFNSLNTISSFCRTDPKRARELIMKLAKFLRKTLNQSCQMISLAQELEFVHYYIDIEEARFEEKLKVELEISEDLTDYQLPSFILQPLVENAIKHGISPKVGPGQVKILAKKEEDLLLQVIDDGVGIKEDPGNLLEMDSTSDQIGLSNVNQRIKKIYGTEYGLMINSKLGQGTTVTINLPQVGKEDIDE from the coding sequence ATGGCTGATAACTTGCTCTTTTCTTTGGTTAAAAGTATTTCTGTAATTGGTATTTCAGCTTATTTGTTAGCTTTAGAGGCTAATTTTTTTCAGAAATTAATTATTGATTCAAAAGATCAAACTAAAATAAAAAACCAGTTTTTATTGGCTATCTTATTTGGTTTCTTATCTTTATTGGGGACTTATTTAGGTATTTATACCCATGGTGCTTATGCTAATATTAGAGCTGTTGGTGCTGTGATAGGTGGTTTATTAGGAGGGCCAATTGTTGGAGTTATCGCTGGTTTAATAGGTGGTCTACATCGTTATTACTTGGGTGGGTTTACTGCTTTAGCTTGTGCTTTAGCAACTACTTTAGCCGGATTAATTTCAGGCGCTATTTACAAGGATCGATCTTTACGCAAGATTAGTCTTAAAGAAGGCTTTTTATTAGGAGTTGGATTAGAAATTTTGGAGATGGCTTTAGTTTTAATCTTAAGCAATCCTTATGCTAGAGCTTATGAATTGGTTAAAATAATTTCTGTGCCAATGATTTTAAGTAATGCTTTAGGGGTTGCTTTCTTTATTTATATTCTGCATAAGGATTTGGAGAAGAAGGAAAAAGTTAAAGCTTTACAGGCTTATAAGGCATTAGAAATAGCTAATCAAAGCTTAGCCTATTTACAGGAAGGATTAAATTATGAATCTGCTAGAGAAACGGCTAAAATCATCTTACAGGTAACAGATTTATCTGCAGTAGCAATAACTAACCGTAAAGAAGTATTAGCTCATTGTGGCAAAGAGCAGTATCATCATCGACCGCAAGAAGAAATTATAACGCAGGCTACTAAAGAAGCTTTAAATCAAGGACAATTAAAGATAATTTCTACTAAAGAAGAGATTGGTTGTCCAGTTGATGAATGTACTCTTAAAGGAGCTGTTATAGCACCACTAACTAAAGGAGTTGAGAAAAAAGTAATTGGAACGTTAAAATTATATAAGACTGAAGAAGGAAGTATTAATGGATTAGATATTGAATTAGCTTGGGGGATAGCTAATTTATTATCGACTCAACTTCATCTCTCAAGTTTAAAGCAACAAGCTAAATTAGCTACTGAAGCTGAACTTAAAGCTTTACAGGCTCAGGTGCGGCCACATTTTTTATTTAATTCATTAAATACTATTAGTTCTTTTTGTCGAACTGACCCTAAACGGGCGCGAGAATTAATAATGAAATTAGCTAAATTTTTGCGTAAGACTCTAAATCAGAGTTGTCAAATGATTTCTTTAGCACAAGAGTTAGAATTTGTGCACTATTATATAGATATTGAAGAAGCTAGATTTGAGGAGAAATTAAAGGTAGAATTAGAAATATCGGAAGACTTAACTGATTATCAATTACCTAGCTTTATTTTACAACCTCTAGTAGAAAATGCTATTAAACATGGGATATCTCCTAAGGTTGGCCCAGGTCAAGTCAAGATTTTAGCTAAGAAAGAAGAGGATTTATTGTTACAAGTGATAGATGATGGGGTAGGTATTAAAGAAGATCCGGGAAATCTTTTAGAAATGGATTCTACTAGTGATCAAATTGGTTTATCTAATGTCAACCAAAGAATTAAGAAAATTTATGGTACTGAATATGGATTAATGATTAATAGTAAATTAGGTCAAGGTACAACTGTTACAATTAATCTTCCGCAAGTAGGAAAGGAAGATATTGATGAATAG